Part of the Verrucomicrobiota bacterium genome is shown below.
ACACGCAGAGTTCGCGAAGGAACGTAAAGTCTTTTTGATTGGAGGGCGGTGCTTCTGCGCCGTCTTTTTTGATCAAATGCCCTTTTTTGTCTTTGCTCGGCCGCGCAATTTGTCCAGAGTCTGCGGGTATCCCCCCCCCCTTATGAAACAAATCCCTGCAACTATTCCCCTCTGGTCGAGTTCGCCTGAAATACGGCTGGAACTTTACCTGCCGACTAAACCTGTAGCGATGCCCGTGCCCTTGGTGATCGTGTGCCCGGGCGGGTGTTACGGGTTCATCTCGGAGACTGAGGCGAAACCAATTGCCACGAGACTCAATGAAGATGGTTATGCCGCCGCCGTACTTTATTACCGGGTGGCTCCCCATGGTTTTCCGGCACCCTACTCGGATGCCTGTCGAGCAGTACGCCTGATGCGGTCGCGGGCGGAGGAATGGAATCTGGACCCGGGGAAAATCGCATTAATGGGATTCAGTGCCGGTGGCCATTTATCCGCGCTCGTGGGCACATCCCCGGAGCTCTACCTGGACCCGGCAGATGATCTGGCCGGGAAAGTCAGTGCACGCCCGGACGGGATCATCCTTTGTTACCCGGTCATCTCCATGACGGAATTTGCCAATGAACTCTCCGTGCGCAATTTGCTCGGGGAAGACGTTTCCATGGACAAACGTCGGTTATTCTCCCTCGATAAAAGGGTGACACGTCAGACCCCACCGGTTTTTCTCTGGCACACCGCCAAGGATGATCCGGTTCCTCCCGAGAATAGCCTGACCTTTGCCGCCGCCTGCGTCGCGCATGAGGTGCCTCTGGAGCTCCATATTTTCCCCGGTGGTTACCACGGGATGAATCTCGCCCTCGAGGACTCCCCTATCGCCCAGTGGTCCGCCCTTTTGATCAAGTGGCTCGGACAATGGGCAAAGCGGTAATTTTCAAACCTCAGATAAATGGCGCGGGGTGAGCGGGTACACTTTTCCTTTGGAGTAATTTGCATCATACAGCGCGCGGAGATTCACAAAGGAAAAACCTGTCGAGCGGTGTGTAGGGCGACCGGCGCGGTGGCCACGGATCGGGCGGGCGGGCGCGTCCCCACCCGGAGGAATCA
Proteins encoded:
- a CDS encoding alpha/beta hydrolase, giving the protein MKQIPATIPLWSSSPEIRLELYLPTKPVAMPVPLVIVCPGGCYGFISETEAKPIATRLNEDGYAAAVLYYRVAPHGFPAPYSDACRAVRLMRSRAEEWNLDPGKIALMGFSAGGHLSALVGTSPELYLDPADDLAGKVSARPDGIILCYPVISMTEFANELSVRNLLGEDVSMDKRRLFSLDKRVTRQTPPVFLWHTAKDDPVPPENSLTFAAACVAHEVPLELHIFPGGYHGMNLALEDSPIAQWSALLIKWLGQWAKR